The Bradyrhizobium sp. CCBAU 051011 DNA segment GCGAGATCGTCCGCGCCGACAAGACCGCGCCGGATGCGCTGACCACTGCCGTGTCGATTGCGCGCAAGATTGCAAAGGTGCCGGCCGTGGTCGGCGTCTGCGACGGCTTTGTCGGCAACCGCATGCTGGCCCAGCGCGGCAAGCAGTCCGAGAAGCTCTTGTTCGAAGGCGCCTTGCCGCAGCAGGTCGATGCCGTGGTGACGAAGTTCGGCATGCCGATGGGCCCGTTCGCGATGAGCGATCTCGCCGGCCTCGATATCGGCTGGCGTTCGCGGAAAGACCGCGGCATCAAGTCGGAGATCGCCGACGCACTGTGCGAGGCCGGACGATTCGGCCAGAAGACCGGCAAGGGTTACTACAAATATGAAGCCGGCTCGCGCGCGGCGCTGCCGGATCCGGAAGTCGAGAAACTGATCGACGAGACGCTGCAGCGTCTGGGACGCAAGAAGCGCGTCGTCAGCGACGACGAAATCCTGGAGCGCATGATGTACCCGATGATCAATGAGGGTGCGCGTATCCTCGAAGAGGGTATCGCGGCGCGTCCGAGCGACATCGACGTGATCTGGCTCTACGGCTACGGTTGGCCGATCTATCGCGGCGGCCCGATGTTCTATGCCGACCAGGTCGGGCTCAAGCACATCGCCGATCGTCTCTCCTATTACGCCAAGGAGACCAACGATCCCTCGCTCGAACCGGCGCCGCTGCTCAAGCGTCTCGCCGCCGAAGGCAAGACCTTTGCGTCGCTCGCGCAGTCGAAAGCGGCTTGATGGGCCGAGTGCCTCACTTCCCGTGGTTCCGGGGCATGCGAAGCATGAACTATGGTGCGCGGTTGCGCACCAGAGAACTTCGAGATTCCGGGTTCGCTCGCTAGCCGCGAGCGCCCCGGAATGACTCCCAACTGGCTGAACCCACATGATCCATCCCGGCGAGCAACATTATCCGCAAGGCGTCCGTTGGGACGACGCCATCGAGCGCGGCGCGCTGCCTGATCTGCTGTCGCAGGCAGCATCCAGCTACGGCACGCGCCCGGCGATCGAATTCCGCGACCGGCCGATCAGCTATGCCGAGCTGGAGGACAAGGTCGAGGTTGCCGCGAGTGCCTTCCTGCGCGCCGGCTACGGCAAGGGCAAGTCGGTCGCCCTGTTCCTCGGCAACACGCCGGATCATCCGGTCAATTTCTTCGGCGCGCTGAAGGCGGGAGCGCGAATCGTGCATCTGTCGCCGCTCGACGGCGAGATCGCGCTGTCGCACAAGCTCACCGATTCCGGCGCGCGCATCGTCGTCACCAGCAATCTCTCCGCGCTGTTTCCGACCGCGCTGAAGTTTCTCGACAAAGGATTGATCGACAGGTTGATCGTCTGCGAGGACGACGCCTGGGGCGAGGTCGGCGTGCCGCAGACGCCGCTGCCGAGCAACTCCGCGATCATCACCTACAAGCAGTTCGTCGATGGCGTGACCAGGCCGGCCACCTGGCCGGCAATCGACGTCGAGGACGTCGCGTTGCTGCAGTACACCAGCGGAACCACTGGGTTGCCGAAAGGCGCCATGCTCTCCCACGACAATTTCACGTCCGCCGTCTCGATCTACGATGTCTGGGGCAGACCCGCGCGACTGGAGCGCAATACGATCGAGCGCGTCATTTGCGTGCTGCCGTTGTTTCACATCTTCGCGCTGACCGTGGTGCTGCTTTCCTCGCTGCGCCGCGGCAATCTGGTCTCGCTGCACCAGCGTTTCGATGTGGAGGCCGTGATGCGTGATATCGAGGTAAAGCGCGCCACCGTTTTTCCCGGCGTGCCGACGATGTGGATCGCCATCGCCGCGCTGCCCGATCTCGATAAGCGCGATTTCTCGTCGCTGCGCAGCGCCGGCTCGGGCGGTGCGCCGCTGCCGATGGAAGTCGCAAGGATTTTTGAGCGCAAGGTCGGTATGAAGCTGAGGAGCGGCTGGGGCATGACCGAGACGTCCCCGGCTGGCACTGCGTATCCGGAGGATGGACCGGACAAGCCAGGTTCGGTCGGGGTGATGCTGCCCGGCATCGAGATAGACATCGTTTCGCTGGACGATCCGACGAAGGTGCTGCCGGTCGGCGAGGCGGGCGAACTCCGCATCAGGGGGCCGAACGTCACCAAGGGTTACTGGAACAAGCCGAAGGAGACCGCAGAGTCCTTTGTCGGCGATCGCTTCCTGACCGGCGACGTCGGCTACATGGATGCCGACGGCTATTTCTACCTGGTCGACCGCAAGAAGGACATGATCATCTCCGGCGGCTTCAACGTCTATCCGCAGATGATCGAGCAGGCGATCTACACCCATCCGTCGGTGCAGGAAGTCATCGTGATCGGTATCCCCGACGATTATCGCGGCGAGTCGGCGAAAGCCTTCATCACGCTGCGCGCGGGCGCTCAGCCGTTCACCATCGATGAGCTGCGCAGCTTCCTCGCGGGCAAGCTCGGCAAGCACGAGCTGCCGACCGCCGTCGAGTTCGCCGCGGAATTGCCGCGTACGCCGGTCGGCAAGCTGTCGCGCCACGAATTGCGCATGCAGCAGAAGTCGTTGCAAGCTGCCAACGGTAAGAACGTCGCTTAGCCGGAATGTAATCCGCTCACAGGAGGATCCGATGGATCTCGCTTTCAGCAAGGAAGAAATCGCGTTTCGTGAAGAAGTAAGAGCCTTCTTCCGGGACAACGTGCCGCCGGAGACGCGGCGCAAGATGGTTGAGGGCCGTCATCTCTCCAAGGACGAGATGATCGCCTGGTGGCGCATCCTGAACAAGAAGGGCTGGGGCGTCTCGCACTGGCCGAAGGAATATGGCGGCACGGGATGGACCTCGGTGCAGCACTATATCTTCAACGAAGAGCTGCAGATGCATCCGGCGCCAGCGCCGCTCGCCTTCGGCGTCAGCATGGTCGGGCCCGTCATCTACACCTTCGGCAACGAGAAGCAGAAGCAGCAGTATCTGCCGCGCATCGCCAATGTCGACGACTGGTGGTGCCAGGGCTTCTCCGAACCTGGCTCGGGATCGGACCTCGCCTCGCTGAAGACCAAAGCCGAGCGCAAAGGCGACAAGTACATCATCAATGGCCAGAAGACCTGGACTACGCTGGCCCAGCACGCCGACATGATCTTCTGCCTCTGCCGCACCGACACCAATGCGAAGAAGCAGATGGGCATCTCCTTCATCGTCTTCAGCATGAAGTCGAAGGGCGTCACCGTGCGCCCGATCGAGACCATCGACGGCGGCCATGAGGTCAACGAAGTGTTCTTCGACGACGTCGAGGTGCCGGTCGAGAACCTGATCGGCGAAGAGAACAAGGGCTGGGACTACGCAAAGTTCCTGCTCGGCAATGAGCGCACCGGCATCGCCCGCGTCGGCGTCTCCAAGGAGCGGCTGCGCCGCATCAAGGATCTCGCTTCCAAGGTCGAATCCAACGGCAAGCCCGTGATCGAGGACCAGGGTTTCCGCGAGAAGCTCGCGGCCTGCGAGATCGAGCTGAAGGCGCTCGAGCTCACCCAGCTCCGCGTCGTCGCCGACGAGGGCAAGCACGGCAAGGGCAAGCCCAATCCGGCATCTTCGGTGCTGAAGATCAAGGGCTCGGAAATCCAGCAGACC contains these protein-coding regions:
- the pimA gene encoding dicarboxylate--CoA ligase PimA, with translation MIHPGEQHYPQGVRWDDAIERGALPDLLSQAASSYGTRPAIEFRDRPISYAELEDKVEVAASAFLRAGYGKGKSVALFLGNTPDHPVNFFGALKAGARIVHLSPLDGEIALSHKLTDSGARIVVTSNLSALFPTALKFLDKGLIDRLIVCEDDAWGEVGVPQTPLPSNSAIITYKQFVDGVTRPATWPAIDVEDVALLQYTSGTTGLPKGAMLSHDNFTSAVSIYDVWGRPARLERNTIERVICVLPLFHIFALTVVLLSSLRRGNLVSLHQRFDVEAVMRDIEVKRATVFPGVPTMWIAIAALPDLDKRDFSSLRSAGSGGAPLPMEVARIFERKVGMKLRSGWGMTETSPAGTAYPEDGPDKPGSVGVMLPGIEIDIVSLDDPTKVLPVGEAGELRIRGPNVTKGYWNKPKETAESFVGDRFLTGDVGYMDADGYFYLVDRKKDMIISGGFNVYPQMIEQAIYTHPSVQEVIVIGIPDDYRGESAKAFITLRAGAQPFTIDELRSFLAGKLGKHELPTAVEFAAELPRTPVGKLSRHELRMQQKSLQAANGKNVA
- the pimC gene encoding pimeloyl-CoA dehydrogenase large subunit, producing the protein MDLAFSKEEIAFREEVRAFFRDNVPPETRRKMVEGRHLSKDEMIAWWRILNKKGWGVSHWPKEYGGTGWTSVQHYIFNEELQMHPAPAPLAFGVSMVGPVIYTFGNEKQKQQYLPRIANVDDWWCQGFSEPGSGSDLASLKTKAERKGDKYIINGQKTWTTLAQHADMIFCLCRTDTNAKKQMGISFIVFSMKSKGVTVRPIETIDGGHEVNEVFFDDVEVPVENLIGEENKGWDYAKFLLGNERTGIARVGVSKERLRRIKDLASKVESNGKPVIEDQGFREKLAACEIELKALELTQLRVVADEGKHGKGKPNPASSVLKIKGSEIQQTTTELLMEVIGPFAAPYDVHGDDGTNETMDWTAQIAPSYFNNRKVSIYGGSNEIQRNIITKAVLGL